One Castanea sativa cultivar Marrone di Chiusa Pesio chromosome 4, ASM4071231v1 DNA window includes the following coding sequences:
- the LOC142631621 gene encoding protein neprosin-like codes for MDMKEIDSVPWTKHRNKPCCVIHHTTGQQHQCIQTLIVAPKKTTAQQQHSSNELVASHSPTSHKTHSSTIPMLLVAFLLVVSLISPAFSDSGHSLPANQTFHPASQLNKLKRITDYLTKINKPAVKTIQSPDGDVIDCVLSHLQPAFDHPELKGQKPLDPPERPKGLNTTDTVAKSFQLWAESGESCPESTVPIRRTTEKDVLGASSIDRYGRKPVRHVRRDSSGTGHEHAVLFVNGDQYFGAKAGINVWAPQVTDRYEFSLSQIWVISGSFGHDLNTIEAGWQVSPDLYGDNNPRFFTYWTTDAYQATGCYNLLCSGFVQTNNRVAIGAAISPKSYYNGRQFDIGLMVWKDPKHGHWWLEFGSGLLVGYWPAFLFSHLRTHASMVQFGGEIVNSRSSGYHTSTQMGSGHFAEEGFGKASYFRNLQVVDWDNNLLPLTNLHLLADHPNCYDIKQGRNNAWGTYFYYGGPGRNVKCP; via the exons ATGGACATGAAGGAAATAGATTCAGTTCCATGGACAAAACATAGAAACAAACCGTGTTGTGTAATCCATCACACAACAGGACAACAACACCAATGCATACAAACACTAATTGTTGCGCCAAAAAAAACAACAGCACAACAACAACATTCCTCAAATGAACTTGTTGCTTCACATTCTCCTACTTCCCACAAAACTCACTCTTCAACCATTCCCATGCTTCTTGTTGCTTTCCTTCTTGTAGTGTCCTTGATTAGCCCTGCTTTCTCAGATTCCGGTCACTCTTTACCGGCCAACCAAACTTTTCACCCGGCTTCACAGTTGAACAAGCTGAAGCGGATCACAGATTATCTCACCAAGATCAACAAACCTGCAGTGAAGACAATTCAG AGCCCTGATGGTGATGTTATAGACTGTGTTCTTTCTCATCTCCAACCAGCTTTTGATCATCCTGAGCTTAAAGGACAGAAACCATTg GATCCACCAGAGAGACCAAAAGGCCTTAACACAACAGATACAGTGGCAAAGAGCTTTCAGCTATGGGCAGAATCTGGTGAATCATGTCCAGAGAGTACTGTTCCAATTAGAAGAACTACAGAAAAAGATGTTCTAGGAGCAAGTTCCATTGACAGATATGGAAGAAAACCAGTAAGACATGTGAGGAGAGACTCTTCAGGAACTGGTCATGAG CATGCAGTTCTATTTGTAAATGGAGATCAATATTTTGGAGCAAAGGCTGGCATAAACGTGTGGGCACCTCAAGTAACTGATCGATATGAATTCAGCTTGTCACAAATTTGGGTCATTTCTGGTTCCTTTGGCCATGACCTGAATACCATTGAAGCTGGTTGGCAG GTTAGCCCAGATCTGTATGGGGACAACAATCCTAGGTTCTTCACTTATTGGACA ACTGATGCATACCAAGCAACTGGATGCTACAACTTACTGTGCTCAGGCTTTGTCCAAACCAACAACAGGGTTGCTATTGGAGCAGCAATCTCTCCAAAGTCCTACTACAATGGTAGACAGTTTGATATTGGCTTAATGGTTTGGAAG GACCCTAAGCATGGACATTGGTGGTTGGAATTTGGATCAGGACTACTGGTTGGTTATTGGCCAGCATTCTTGTTTAGTCACTTAAGAACTCATGCTAGCATGGTTCAATTTGGAGGAGAGATTGTAAATTCTAGATCATCAGGTTATCACACATCTACTCAAATGGGTAGTGGCCATTTTGCTGAAGAAGGATTTGGAAAAGCTTCTTATTTCAGAAATTTGCAAGTTGTTGATTGGGATAATAACTTGCTTCCTCTAACAAATCTTCACCTCTTGGCTGATCATCCAAATTGTTATGATATAAAACAAGGGAGAAATAATGCTTGGGGAACTTACTTTTATTATGGAGGTCCTGGAAGGAATGTAAAATGTccatga